From one Cupriavidus sp. P-10 genomic stretch:
- a CDS encoding O-acetylhomoserine aminocarboxypropyltransferase/cysteine synthase family protein, with amino-acid sequence MRLETLAVHGGYSPDPTTRAVAVPIYQTVAYAFDNAQHGADLFDLKVAGNIYSRIMNPTNDVLEQRLAALEGGVGALALASGMAAITYAIQTIAEAGDNIVSSSQLYGGTYNLLAHTLPQSGIETRFADGRNPSSFGDLIDERTKAVFVESVGNPLGNVVDIEAIARVAHNHGVPLIVDNTVPSPYLCRPFEHGADIVVHSLTKYLGGHGNSVGGAIIDSGKFPWAQHKARFRRLNEPDVSYHGVVYTEALGAAAYIGRARVVPLRNTGAALSPFNAFLILQGIETLALRLDRITENALAIARHLRQHPKVEWVNFAGLPDHADHALVQKYLGGRGPGILSFGLKQGGREGGARFLDALQLFTRLVNIGDAKSLATHPASTTHRQLNAEELKAAGVSEDMVRLSVGIEHIDDLIEDLDRALAAA; translated from the coding sequence ATGAGACTCGAAACCCTGGCCGTCCATGGCGGCTACTCGCCCGATCCGACTACCCGCGCCGTGGCGGTGCCCATCTACCAGACGGTGGCCTACGCCTTCGACAACGCGCAGCACGGCGCCGACCTGTTCGACCTGAAGGTCGCGGGCAATATCTACAGCCGCATCATGAACCCGACCAACGACGTGCTGGAGCAGCGCCTGGCCGCGCTCGAGGGCGGCGTGGGCGCGCTGGCGCTGGCGTCTGGCATGGCCGCGATCACCTACGCGATCCAGACTATCGCGGAAGCCGGCGACAACATCGTTTCGTCGAGCCAGCTCTATGGCGGCACCTACAACCTGCTGGCGCACACGCTGCCGCAGTCGGGGATCGAGACCCGCTTCGCCGATGGCCGCAACCCGTCGAGCTTCGGCGACCTGATCGACGAACGCACCAAGGCCGTGTTCGTCGAGTCGGTGGGCAACCCGCTGGGCAACGTGGTCGACATCGAGGCGATCGCGCGCGTGGCGCATAACCACGGCGTGCCGCTGATCGTCGACAACACCGTGCCCTCGCCGTACCTGTGCCGTCCGTTCGAGCATGGCGCCGACATCGTCGTGCATTCGCTGACCAAGTACCTGGGCGGCCACGGCAACAGCGTCGGCGGCGCCATCATCGACAGCGGCAAGTTCCCGTGGGCGCAGCACAAGGCGCGCTTCAGGCGCCTGAACGAGCCGGACGTGTCGTACCACGGCGTGGTCTATACCGAGGCGCTGGGCGCGGCGGCCTACATCGGCCGCGCGCGCGTGGTGCCGCTGCGCAATACCGGCGCGGCGCTGTCGCCGTTCAACGCGTTCCTGATCCTGCAAGGCATCGAGACGCTGGCGCTGCGGCTGGACCGCATCACCGAGAACGCGCTGGCGATCGCGCGCCACCTGCGGCAGCATCCGAAGGTGGAATGGGTCAACTTTGCCGGCCTGCCCGACCATGCGGACCACGCGCTGGTGCAGAAGTACCTGGGCGGCCGCGGCCCCGGCATCTTGTCGTTCGGGCTGAAGCAAGGCGGCCGCGAAGGCGGGGCGCGCTTCCTGGATGCGTTGCAGTTGTTCACGCGGCTGGTGAATATCGGCGACGCCAAGTCACTGGCGACGCATCCGGCTTCGACCACGCATCGCCAGCTCAATGCCGAAGAACTGAAGGCGGCTGGTGTCAGCGAGGACATGGTGCGGCTGTCGGTGGGCATCGAGCATATCGATGACCTGATCGAGGACCTGGATCGCGCGCTGGCGGCAGCGTAA
- a CDS encoding lysylphosphatidylglycerol synthase domain-containing protein — translation MVAQALSAIRNHARWPMWRRALGILFIAAVLTLIARKLGTIDWDAVLAALRGFDRRSLLPAAGFVVLTGLLYTQFDVLGCRYAGHPLPVRRVMAIAYVSYTMSLNLGATLGGAGVRYRLYSRAGLSPPQIWSVFAVAVTSNWLGYALLAGTILAAQLVVLPSEWGILPAATRLIGVLMLAAPAGYLAACAAWQGRHRTVRDHDIYVPSPRFALMQILVSAGNWAAVAAILHAFLHTHVDFFTVLGVYLASGLAGVVIRVPGALGVVETVFLTMLGGQVPHGLLLAALIAYRALYYLIPLGVGTVGYFLLEARGKKLAAGTEAEEGQRRV, via the coding sequence ATGGTCGCGCAGGCGCTTTCGGCAATCCGGAACCACGCGCGCTGGCCGATGTGGCGGCGCGCGCTGGGCATCCTGTTCATCGCCGCAGTGCTGACGCTGATCGCGCGCAAGCTGGGAACCATCGACTGGGATGCGGTGCTCGCCGCGCTGCGCGGCTTCGACCGCCGCTCGCTGTTGCCGGCTGCCGGCTTCGTGGTGCTGACGGGGCTGCTGTACACCCAGTTCGATGTGCTGGGCTGCCGCTACGCTGGCCATCCGCTGCCGGTACGCCGGGTGATGGCGATCGCCTATGTCAGCTACACGATGAGCCTGAACCTGGGCGCGACACTGGGCGGCGCCGGCGTGCGCTACCGGCTGTACTCGCGCGCCGGGCTGAGCCCGCCACAGATCTGGAGCGTTTTTGCCGTGGCGGTCACCAGCAACTGGCTGGGCTATGCGCTGCTGGCGGGAACGATCCTGGCCGCGCAACTGGTGGTCCTGCCATCCGAGTGGGGGATCCTGCCGGCAGCCACGCGCCTGATCGGCGTGCTGATGCTGGCCGCGCCGGCAGGTTATCTGGCGGCGTGCGCGGCGTGGCAGGGACGGCACCGTACCGTGCGCGACCATGACATCTACGTGCCGTCGCCGCGCTTCGCCCTGATGCAGATCCTGGTGTCGGCAGGCAACTGGGCGGCGGTGGCGGCGATCCTGCATGCCTTCCTGCATACGCATGTGGACTTTTTCACGGTGCTGGGCGTGTATCTCGCTTCCGGGCTCGCCGGCGTGGTGATCCGCGTGCCGGGCGCGCTCGGCGTGGTCGAGACGGTGTTCCTGACGATGCTGGGCGGGCAGGTGCCGCACGGGCTGCTGCTGGCGGCGTTGATTGCGTACCGGGCGCTGTATTACCTGATACCGCTGGGGGTGGGGACGGTGGGGTATTTCCTGCTGGAGGCGCGGGGGAAGAAGCTGGCGGCGGGGACGGAGGCCGAAGAAGGCCAACGCCGGGTGTGA
- a CDS encoding MetQ/NlpA family ABC transporter substrate-binding protein: MRYGKFGFAVAAAVLALGVMQGASAADPDKKEIRFGATAGPYADQIRYGVKPVLEKRGYKVTIIEFSDYVQPNLALADGAIDANAFQHVAYLKKFSADRKLQLTDIIQVPTAPIGIYSHKHKTLAEVKPGNTVSLPNDPTNLARAIAILQQVGWVTLKPGTDPIRASERDIDANPHKLKLIQLEAAQLPRSLDDVDYAFVNGNFALAAGLKLTTALALEKIPDYYMNLVAVKTADLNKPFVKDIKEAYQSAEFKAVTQQRFAGFVPPPYQR, encoded by the coding sequence ATGCGATACGGGAAATTCGGCTTCGCGGTGGCCGCGGCAGTGCTGGCGCTGGGCGTGATGCAGGGCGCAAGCGCCGCCGATCCGGACAAGAAGGAAATCCGCTTCGGCGCCACCGCCGGCCCGTACGCCGACCAGATCCGCTATGGCGTGAAGCCGGTGCTGGAAAAGCGCGGCTACAAGGTCACGATCATCGAGTTCAGCGACTACGTGCAGCCCAACCTGGCGCTGGCCGACGGTGCCATCGACGCCAATGCCTTCCAGCACGTGGCTTACCTGAAGAAGTTCTCGGCCGACCGCAAGCTGCAGCTGACCGACATCATCCAGGTCCCGACCGCGCCGATCGGCATCTACAGCCACAAGCACAAGACCCTGGCCGAGGTAAAGCCGGGCAATACCGTATCGCTGCCGAACGACCCGACCAACCTGGCACGCGCCATCGCCATCCTGCAGCAGGTGGGCTGGGTCACGCTCAAGCCGGGCACCGACCCGATCCGCGCCAGCGAGCGCGACATCGACGCCAACCCGCACAAGCTCAAGCTGATCCAGCTGGAGGCCGCGCAACTGCCGCGCTCGCTCGACGACGTCGACTACGCCTTCGTCAACGGCAATTTCGCGCTGGCCGCGGGGCTGAAGCTGACCACCGCGCTGGCGCTGGAAAAAATCCCCGACTACTACATGAACCTGGTGGCGGTGAAGACGGCCGACCTCAACAAGCCGTTCGTCAAGGACATCAAGGAAGCCTACCAGTCGGCCGAGTTCAAGGCAGTGACGCAGCAGCGCTTCGCGGGCTTCGTGCCGCCGCCGTACCAGCGCTGA
- the pdhA gene encoding pyruvate dehydrogenase (acetyl-transferring) E1 component subunit alpha: MSMVASFEIGYTRYLAPPGEPSSPTSPPPPLASDPDALLPLYQAMVLTRQFDLKAIALQRTGKIGTFASALGQEAIGVGVACAMRPEDVLVPSYRDHAAQFVRGVTMTESLLYWGGDERGSGFAAAPHDFANCVPIGTQVCHAAGAAYAFQLRNEPRVAVCLLGDGGTSKGDFYEGMNMAGAWRAPMVIVINNNQWAISMPRSGQTAAQTLAQKAIAAGIPGEQIDGNDVVAVRHRVGEAIERARAGGGPALIEAITYRLGDHTTADDASRYRDEASVKAHWQEEPLLRLRTHLLSLNAWDAAREEALVKACSQQVAQAVEAYLALPPPDPAAMFDCLYATMPQALQAQLETARRYPAQHG, encoded by the coding sequence ATGTCCATGGTTGCGAGCTTCGAGATCGGCTATACGCGTTATCTCGCCCCGCCGGGCGAACCCTCTTCCCCCACTTCCCCGCCCCCGCCCCTTGCCAGCGACCCGGACGCGCTGCTGCCGCTGTACCAGGCCATGGTACTGACGCGCCAGTTCGACCTGAAGGCGATCGCGCTGCAGCGCACCGGCAAGATCGGCACCTTTGCCTCGGCCCTCGGGCAGGAGGCCATCGGCGTCGGCGTGGCCTGCGCGATGCGGCCCGAAGACGTGCTGGTGCCCTCTTACCGCGACCATGCGGCGCAGTTTGTGCGGGGCGTCACGATGACCGAGAGCCTGCTGTACTGGGGCGGAGACGAACGCGGCAGCGGTTTTGCGGCGGCGCCGCATGACTTTGCCAACTGCGTGCCGATCGGCACCCAGGTATGCCATGCCGCCGGCGCTGCCTATGCCTTCCAGCTGCGCAACGAGCCAAGGGTGGCAGTGTGCCTGCTCGGCGACGGCGGCACCTCGAAGGGCGATTTCTACGAAGGCATGAACATGGCCGGCGCGTGGCGCGCGCCGATGGTCATCGTGATCAACAACAACCAGTGGGCAATCTCGATGCCGCGCAGCGGGCAGACCGCGGCGCAGACGCTGGCGCAGAAGGCCATCGCGGCAGGCATACCGGGCGAGCAGATCGACGGCAACGACGTGGTCGCGGTGCGGCACCGCGTGGGCGAGGCCATCGAGCGCGCGCGCGCAGGCGGCGGGCCCGCGCTGATCGAGGCCATCACCTACCGGCTGGGCGACCACACCACCGCGGACGATGCCTCGCGCTACCGCGACGAGGCCAGCGTCAAGGCGCACTGGCAGGAAGAGCCGCTGCTGCGCCTGCGCACGCATCTGCTGTCGCTGAACGCCTGGGACGCGGCCCGCGAAGAGGCGCTGGTCAAGGCCTGCTCGCAGCAGGTGGCGCAGGCGGTGGAAGCCTACCTGGCGCTGCCGCCGCCGGATCCCGCGGCAATGTTCGACTGCCTGTACGCCACCATGCCGCAGGCGCTGCAGGCGCAACTGGAGACGGCGCGGCGCTATCCCGCGCAGCACGGCTAG
- a CDS encoding alpha-ketoacid dehydrogenase subunit beta has translation MAEINLVEAVNLALGHALESDPDVLLLGEDIGVNGGVFRATAGLQARFGAARVMDTPLAEGGIVGAAIGMAAMGLRPVAEIQFTGFIYPAIDHIINHAARMRHRTRGRLSCPLVVRSPCGAGIHAPEHHSESPEAMFAHMPGLRVVVPSSPARAYGLLLAAIADPDPVIFLEPTRLYRLFRQEVADDGAVLPLDTCFTLREGSDITLVTWGAMVQETLTAADELAAEGVSATVIDVATLKPLDMQTILEAVARTGRCVIVHEAPRTAGFGAEIAAELADAGLYSLAAPVQRVAGFDTVVPLARLEYTYLPSAARIADAARKAMAA, from the coding sequence ATGGCGGAAATCAATCTGGTCGAAGCGGTCAACCTGGCACTGGGCCATGCGCTGGAGAGCGATCCCGACGTATTGCTGCTGGGCGAGGACATCGGCGTCAACGGCGGCGTATTCCGCGCCACCGCCGGCCTGCAGGCGCGCTTCGGCGCGGCGCGGGTCATGGATACGCCGCTGGCCGAGGGCGGCATCGTCGGCGCCGCGATCGGCATGGCGGCGATGGGGCTCAGGCCCGTGGCCGAAATCCAGTTCACCGGCTTTATCTATCCGGCCATCGACCACATCATCAACCACGCCGCGCGCATGCGCCACCGCACGCGCGGGCGGCTGAGCTGCCCGCTGGTGGTGCGCTCGCCGTGCGGCGCGGGCATCCACGCGCCCGAGCATCATTCGGAAAGCCCGGAAGCAATGTTTGCGCACATGCCAGGGCTGCGCGTGGTGGTGCCGTCGTCGCCGGCACGCGCGTACGGGCTGCTGCTGGCCGCGATCGCCGATCCCGATCCGGTGATCTTCCTCGAGCCCACGCGGTTGTACCGGCTGTTCCGCCAAGAAGTGGCCGACGACGGCGCGGTGCTGCCGCTCGATACCTGCTTCACGCTGCGCGAAGGGAGCGACATCACGCTGGTGACCTGGGGCGCGATGGTGCAGGAGACGCTGACCGCCGCCGACGAACTGGCCGCCGAGGGCGTGAGCGCAACTGTGATCGACGTCGCCACGCTCAAGCCGCTCGACATGCAGACTATCCTCGAAGCGGTGGCGCGCACCGGACGCTGCGTGATCGTGCACGAAGCGCCACGCACCGCTGGCTTTGGCGCCGAGATCGCGGCGGAGCTGGCCGATGCCGGGCTGTATTCGCTGGCAGCGCCGGTGCAGCGCGTGGCCGGCTTCGACACCGTGGTGCCGCTGGCGCGGCTGGAATACACCTACCTGCCCAGCGCCGCGCGCATCGCCGACGCGGCACGCAAGGCCATGGCCGCCTGA
- a CDS encoding dihydrolipoamide acetyltransferase family protein → MRVFKLPDLGEGLQEAEIVNWHVKVGDAVAADQPLLSVETAKAIVEIPSPYAGTIGKLYAQPGDIVHLGAPLVGFEGAGEDADAGTVVGSVQVGARVASEAAPQGTAAPATGMGARIKATPAVRALARRLGVDLAMTTASGPEGTVTAADVERVAAALAELGAPEELRGVRRAMAQNMARAQNEVAAATVMDDADIHAWQAGADVTIRLVRALVAGCRAEPGLNAWYEGQTGRRHVLKKIDVGIAADLPEGLFVPVLRDVGTRDAADLRHGLDRMRADIRARTIAPEEMRGNTITLSNFGMIAGRYAAPIVVPPTVAILGAGRVRDEVVAAGGVPAVHRVMPLSLTFDHRVVTGGEAARFLAAVIADLEKPA, encoded by the coding sequence ATGAGAGTCTTCAAGCTGCCCGACCTGGGCGAAGGCCTGCAAGAGGCCGAGATCGTGAACTGGCACGTCAAGGTGGGCGATGCGGTCGCCGCGGACCAGCCGCTGCTGTCGGTGGAGACCGCCAAGGCCATCGTCGAAATTCCCTCGCCTTACGCGGGCACGATTGGCAAGTTATACGCGCAGCCCGGCGATATCGTCCATCTGGGCGCGCCGCTGGTGGGCTTCGAGGGCGCGGGCGAGGATGCCGATGCCGGCACCGTGGTCGGCTCGGTCCAGGTCGGCGCGCGCGTGGCCAGCGAAGCCGCGCCGCAAGGTACGGCCGCGCCCGCCACCGGCATGGGCGCGCGCATAAAGGCCACGCCAGCGGTGCGCGCGCTCGCACGGCGCCTTGGCGTCGACCTGGCGATGACCACCGCGTCGGGGCCGGAGGGCACTGTTACCGCCGCAGACGTCGAACGCGTTGCCGCCGCGCTGGCCGAACTTGGCGCGCCCGAAGAACTGCGCGGCGTGCGCCGCGCGATGGCGCAAAACATGGCGCGCGCGCAGAACGAAGTAGCAGCGGCCACGGTGATGGACGATGCCGATATCCACGCCTGGCAGGCGGGCGCCGACGTCACCATCCGGCTGGTGCGCGCGCTGGTGGCCGGCTGCCGAGCCGAGCCGGGCCTGAACGCCTGGTACGAGGGCCAGACCGGCCGCCGCCATGTGCTGAAGAAGATCGACGTCGGCATTGCCGCCGACCTGCCCGAAGGGCTGTTCGTGCCGGTGCTGCGCGACGTGGGCACCCGCGACGCGGCCGACCTGCGCCATGGGCTCGACCGCATGCGCGCCGACATCCGCGCGCGCACCATCGCCCCCGAAGAGATGCGCGGCAACACCATCACGCTGTCCAATTTCGGCATGATCGCGGGGCGCTACGCGGCGCCGATCGTGGTGCCGCCAACGGTGGCGATCCTTGGCGCGGGACGGGTGCGGGACGAGGTGGTCGCGGCTGGCGGTGTGCCGGCGGTGCATCGGGTGATGCCGCTCAGCCTGACGTTTGACCACCGGGTGGTGACGGGGGGTGAGGCGGCGCGTTTTCTGGCGGCGGTGATTGCGGATCTGGAGAAGCCGGCTTAG
- a CDS encoding ribbon-helix-helix domain-containing protein has protein sequence MESKTARLTILIDPVKKKAFETLCAAQDLTPSQVVRQLIREYLAQHGVEYATKPRPAGSGRQKK, from the coding sequence ATGGAATCCAAAACCGCCCGCCTGACCATCCTGATCGACCCGGTTAAGAAGAAGGCCTTCGAAACCCTGTGCGCCGCGCAGGACCTGACGCCATCGCAGGTGGTGCGCCAGCTGATCCGCGAATACCTGGCCCAGCATGGCGTGGAGTACGCCACCAAGCCACGGCCCGCCGGCAGCGGACGGCAGAAAAAGTAG